TTTTTGACAATACTCCGAGCCGTTTTTGAAATGTGGGCAAAGGTGATAtttttttcacttgacctttgctAACATGACCCAAATCTCTCCTACAGAATCAATATGCAGCAATGCTGCATGTTTATAGCAAGTTTAAAAGGTAAAACGTAGTTCTgtgaagggctcaaaattcatctccCACTATTACGAATTTGCTTGCAAATATCGAAAGGTTCTACCAGGAAACTCATCTGGTTCATGCGGCTTGCCAGGATATCGAGTTGTTTGGAAGTGTAAAAGCggtaaaggagacctccggatgatttttcagatttttacatttgaacagctatgaattagttataactgaggacagagtttcagaatttgtgataattgggataaagaataagaatattctcaaaatttagaacaactTGCAATAAATAacgatgatgacatggcagagtcaccatagaatgcatgagttggggctcgaggaagcagaacaaaagaagaaggcatgcatagattatacacaggtgaactcgcaagaaagcggtattgtaatggaattacactgctacatttctgaaatatgtgaacctcctatgtcatcatccttgttcagtgtaatttgtttaaggtttttcaaattattgtttctctgctcaaaaacctcaataaattccacaaatctatacatggagttgtcgatttatgtactacatgatgtgaaattatgaaaatcgtctggaatgtccctttaagatcGGAATACCCAACTTTTATCCCTGGATGAATGTCCAAACGCCCTCTCTGTTCAGTTCTGGGTCGGTAGAACGTCATGTGATGTACGCTCGTACCCAAGCACAgtttgtagtagtagtagtaaaaaaaaaaaaaaaaaaaaaaaaaaaaaaaaaaaaaaaaaaaaaaaaaaaatcaggcccTCACTGGAACATTGGAAATGCTAATAGAGGAACGAATGTTAGATAGcccagaaaaggaaagaaattagCAATGAAACTCTAGTAACGCTATCATCGCACATCAGGAAATATAACCAATTTTCAAAATGGATAATAACACAATGATCTTTTACTCGAGATTTGTAGCTACCATTGATACTACACGATTGTTTTGTTGCTGTATGGGGTTTTTGGGCAGGTatattctgtgtgtatgtgtttgagCGAAATATGGCTATACGGTGTGCTGTGATGTGGAGTGCTGTTTAGTGGAAAATGCTGGTAAGGTAAGCGACTGAGAAGTAATGTTCTATAAAAGTATTACGGGCACTGAttacatgcattgattatgcatatatatttatGCTCTCCGTTTGACCCCATATCAataattgatttcatcattctATAATTCTTGTTGTGACGAGTATGTAGAAGTAATGGCTAGATAGACCGCATGATTATTTGCAGTGAATGATGATTAGAAGATTTGATATAGAAGAACCTCATTTATGAAGGACCAATAATTTATTTTGCATTATGCTATATTTCATGCAATGCTTTAAATATGTTATGATACTTTTATGTTCAGGTGGAATATGAGGCTGAAAGGGTGCCGATAATGGGAGATGGGGCAGATATAGAGATGGGCATCAAAATAACAATTTCAGGGTTTTTTGAAAATccctttttttcaaataatatttATTCACTTCCATTCAAATAATACAAGAAACATCAGTTCAATTTGGTATTACTGTACAAACATAAAAGAATAATTTCTTTAAGATTAAACCCCTCGTCTCAGGGCGcgcgtgcgcgcgcacacacacacacacacacacacacacatttcccctatataaactttgttttatttcaccTCAGCCATAACGCATTATTCTGCCGATAGGTCTCcaatacaaagtttcacatgatTGGCAAATAATCATAACCTGGTAATATACCAATTTCCACGACAATACTttggaaaatatggaaaaatacagtgaaattgTTAGCATTGTTACATCACCTTTGACCCGCTGGTCCACTGACGTCCAGCCTGGATTAAAGCAAGAGAAAACGCactttgagaaatctaaaaactaTCTTTGTCCGCCTCAGCCTACGACAAATGAATTGCaagaaaacatacacaaaaccTGCGTCTGCATATAAATACAAAGTTCACCTTTGAGATCTTGATACTGAAGTGAAGTTCACTATGTTTGAATACCATACATAAGAAAGACAAAACTATATAATTTATTGTTTACAtataacgtgtacattgtatcagAAACTGAATAACATGATAATGGAATACCTGAAAGACATGAGTATTCGAATACAAAGCGTCTCCAAATTCCCTAGGCAATCTAAGTTATCTGTGTCCACCTCATCAGTCTATGAAAGATAATTGCAAGAGTTCGTTCACACACATCTAACGATATCTGACAATGTGTGACAGTTTTCGTTTTCGTCGCCTGTAACTTCAATTTTAGAACATCTCCGGTAAGAGCAGTCTTGCCATCATCCCATTCTTATTAACCTGCAAAAAATTATCACTTTTATAATCACAATGCGTGATAGGTTGTACAATTCACGGCTTCGATCACAGTTTCCTCAACATCATTGTTATCAATGCAATTACGTTTTGTAAATTATTGATCTGGAAACTcataaaaaaatcaaacgaaAGACGGCATGTATGCCATATGTATGCCATTATGGTTATATTTCCGAGGATGGCCTACAAGCTGTGACTAAATGTAAAACTTTTTATCTTACGTGTACATACAATCTGATGATTTTCTTCTCTATATACAGCAGTATAAACATGACAACAAAATCTAACTTGAAAATCTCTCCAATACAAAGTTCTCTGCAGGTTGGTATAGGAAGCAATATAGATACTTTATATTTTCGATGGAATGCAATATGATACAACTATTTTTGAACGCTTGCAACATAAGTCTTAGAATTTGTGTAAACTTAAAGAAATGAGTCATTCTACAAATGCAAATAACAATTTTGAGTAAAATTATATCTTCCATTTAGACATCTcacaaatacatgcatatatccATATAATTATCTACTACATGATATATTTTATTCCACAATAATTCACTTtctagcataataaaagagcacttgattaaccgctttcagaaaacaggagGAATATAATCTATACCCTTATcatattatgtcagtatcaagttgatggaatgtgccatttgcatgaaaaataaattttttGTTGAATTCCCATTATATTTTCGTTACATAGCTGTCCGCACCTGAcgccataacctctagtagtctcctcatccagcggtttcaacaccaaaacttgaaaaagaaaatattacttttgaatcgattgcccgattttccttaaatttTCGCTAATGTGTTCtgtactaatgttgctgctttcactcaatccacgtttTTCTTtcggttttggtttcctttaagattTGAGAGAAGAAGATTTGTAAAGGTTCCTTGATTTAGGATTTTGTATGTTTATCTCCTCATCCCGCGGGGTATTGTGCTCCAAGGGACCCTCAAGTGGTGGATGGTGCTCACTTTTGcaaataatatactgtatatttgttgtttgttcatttccatctaagaagatggctggatagcccatatttagctacgttaagctgatcttccatggggtccagttggatgtgaggtgggaccacttcaccgggttaaacaccctgctctttgcgatgaatgaatgaagtgggatttttcacgtgcatgagttgttactcgctcatacacgggacctccattttatgtcctatccgagggaaagagtgttttgcctcttgctagaggggacggtatgcttacacacaacattcatcagtccagactcgggtttgAACCCtggcccttaggatcgtgaaGCCGACGCGCTACACCCTCATGATaatacatgccaagtttggtaaaattttatcttgcatttaaaaaaaaaaaaagaggaagaaaatgtaaatttagGCCCCAATGGACCCCACAGGGCTCCAATCCAATCCAAGGGTGAGGGGTGGTAATTCTGGATTCGTCAGGAACAAGCATGAAActgcagtcatcaatgtactttagTATAGCATAGTATTAATTTAGcattatcacttctggttcttacagaagaactttttttttttttttttttaagattccttacgtgcggggacgggggggggggggatttgggCGCCTCATTGAAACAaactgagatcctatccccttagggatgctacctttCGAGTTTTGTGAAGATCCGTTATAGGATATTGAAGaaggagatgaaaatgtaaGAAGTTTTAGTACgatgcacgacgcacgacgTAAGACGGACGCCTGACTTAGGAAttgctcacttgagccttcttTGTAAATCACCACTGTGCACAATTAATTTCATCCACTTTTAGGTTTCATATTACGTGCCCggtcaaagaagaagaagaagaagaagaagaagaagaagaagaagaagaagaagaagaagaaaggatataaagaaaagaaaagaaaacacacacacacacacaaaacaaaacaacaacaacaggttGGTTTTTACAGTCTGCATCCGTCATTCAGACTGAAAGTCAATCATTCGCCTCCAGTCTTGCCGCTGCGTCTCCATTTCTTGGCAGTAAAGGATCTCCTTGCGGGCCATTGTTAGGAGGTACCCCACCGTCCCCAGCGTTTGGCTGTTGCTGGATATTTATTGGCCTTAAGGGAATTCCTTGCGGGCCATTGTTAGGATGTGCCCCACCGTTCCCAGCgtttggctgttgctatggatGATATTAAAAGTAAAGGGTGAAATGATCATTATGAATTGGGGTCATAATATGGACTTCTCTTTCATTATCTATACCTTATAACTCTATATGACCAAGAAGTCGTTATAGCGCGCTTCATGATATTAATAATCCATCGATGTTCTTTTTCAGAGAGGCCCACATActagctctgtctttttagtgggtccctccatttttcgcactttaagcaacggtatacatgtacctcactTTGatcatttctgtttcttttttactatacaatgtatgattgctataggtcctcaattgttgtacagtcttttcatgtcactatgttctatttaccttattctctgttatcaaaagaagtgaaacacatgtttttgtcgaaaaatgaaataaactttaaattgaattgaattgaataataatgatgataataataacaataatagtaatagcgataatcataataacaataatgataatgatgatgatgatgatgataataataataataataataatattaataataataataataagaagaagaagaagaagaagaagaagaagaatggcatttatatagcgctttaTATACCGGTGTTTTAACGCACTGGGGCTATtcatacaaacaacaacaacaaacaaactagaaaacACTTAGgaccgaattcacgaaggtggtacaatctttgtccatggtttaaaccatgaacaaAGACGGTAGTTTTGCATGGGGCGCCAaatgtcgcatggcctatttcgtaacgaaatcagtcatttcgtcaacgaaattttcatttcattacgcTGCGTTCGCAGCGTGTATTGTGACAGCGCGAtagcgtaaagcgctcagtgagcactctctcgATCTTAAATGCCGcacattctctcttgtttctgaattcataaaacatgaaatgacaaggatctattctAGGCgtcatataaaacaaataataaatgtttttcattcgtgcaatggacagaatactTCATTTGGTGAAAGATGCAATTATTAATCTATTCCACTCGGCTGCGCctagttgaatggatcatttcatctttcacctcatgaagtattctgtccattgtgctcataaacattcataattTGTACAAAATTAACCCATGAAATTAACATTAtctcaatacaatgtataaatgaAATCCATCCATCCGTATACCAACGTTGTTGCATTTCAAACGTTCATCCATTCAGGGAGACCTTTTACCCTGTCACAGTCAGATCAATGAGTTCTCAGTGCTGTTCCCTATACCCATCGTACATCACTACGcacatgtttttcattcattcacttattttttccatttccaacaaaactTGTAAATACATATACAAGATATACACAAGATATAATTATACCGTAATgtcaacattacaaaatatgaaagaaagttATGGACATACCATTGATAaggtaaaaaagaaaacgacAAAAGCATTCTGAAGTTTAGAAAATGCAGGAGATGGGGagaaatgctaaaaaaaaaaaaaaagcaatgcttgtagggtcCATTCCCCCAAACACAGTAAAACAATTATGttatttatcttttatttttgttcatgaAACTAGATTTACAAAACGAATCACACGAACTATAGCGATAAGAATAAAAAACCTAACTAGCCCTAGACAAACACCCAGACAGATCCCAACACTATATGTTGCTTGCATACTGATAATAGAatagggaagaagaagaagaagagagagagagagagagagagaagaactGATAACATGGtttggaaaaaaatacaacgtcgATAGTGAAGACAAAAAGTGATGGGTGAACGGAGCTGCtaatgatgataaagaaaaCTAAATTAAAATGAAACGTTCTCGTACTTTTAGATTGAAGAAAACCAGAAACCCAGATGAAATGTTTTCCCTTTCTTATGAGATCTAGATCCTAGATCACGATTAAAAACTGGAATAAAACCCTGCATGTAGAAAATGcagaatttaaatgaaatatatatttttttcaaagatactTTCCCTTCCATATGGTACACAACTTCATAAATCTGGAACAAAATCAAGTAAAAATTAGTGCAAACTGTAAATATAACAATTCAAGTAAAGTTGCATTTCCTGCCATCGATTAAGAAATTATGAATTGTTGGAGTTTTGGTGCCATCATCGCCAGAAAAAAGACTAATACAGTCCATGATGTCATTATGGACAAACTTTAACGTATAAAAAAATCCAACATAATACTtgcacttttctagcataacgaAAGAGCTCATGACTTACCTCCTTCAGAtagcagggggaataatgttaCCCGTAATAGTTATGTCAGTTACAAGTTTCTAGAACGAGTGCTTTtcgtgaaaaatgaaattacgcGGAATTCTTGTTATGTtccttgtattgttgtccataatgatgtcatgaactgttGTCTTCTTATCCCGCGATGACGGCATCgaaactttaacaattcattacttttgaaactttcactgatgcgttctattTGTATTCATTGCTGCTTtagctcaatccacatttatattacTTTCACAGTATTTGGGATGTGGCTTTCTCTAAATTATCCCATGGTACACATTCACAGCAAAATGTGAGCGAAATCCTGTCAAGAAATTGGACCGCGTTCACGTCCACAAGAAATGTTATACAGGGCGGATCGGCGTATAGCCTTTTTTCAAGGTcttctcgctgtatggtgaagagagcccagctgagtggggtagCGCGAGGCTGGGCTTGCTTCGCTCGCCCGTTACAACGAGAGGGCCTTGATAAAAGGCTAGGCGGCGTATAGCTGCTGATTTCAAATCATCCTCGGGAGAAAGTTTGGTTTTATCTACCAAGGGAAGTAAAAACgaagtgagaaaaaaacaacaacaacaacaactacgcAAAAATAATCAAATAGGTTGTTGGTAATACGCTCGGTCAAGTGGTCTGTGTCAAATCGTAATCGATTGTGCAATCAAAATCAAGTGGttgggatttttttctctctctcctttggTAGTTACTCGGCCACTGCAGGTGTAGACGCGCGACAAACTGTATGAAGTGACATAATGTGGAGAGTGAACAATAATAAGATAGATTGAATGCTTTCATAttgatataggttttcccacccaatttcatcagatcaTATTTATGAAAAAGTTTCACACTAAATATAGCCGCCAAAGTCGTGCATAAGTGGATATTATtacattatgtatgcatgtataattatatgtgTATGAAAGTTATTTCAGATGACTGTTTGTCGAAGAACGAGGAAGTTCAGGGTAAGTCAAAAGTCCCATTTCAAAGTGCATTATACTTGAATTGTTTGTTCAAACAGACGAAATGCAACAAAGAACATACGCAGCAACGAAAAACACTGCCCATATGCTGTAAATGTTTGCCTGTTTGAATTTCTTAATGTTCTTCACGACAGTGCTGATACGAATTTGAATGCATTTCTCGCGCAATTTTAATTTGAATCCGCTTTTTACACGTGCATgtgagaaaattatgaaaacgaatactaatgaaatcaaatttaatGAGCTAGTTagctttttcaatttgattccattcaattcaatagtttattcatttccatcatcaaaaacaaaattgaaaaagaaaaaaggaacatGATCCAAAGCGGTATTGAATGTAGACCTCGATGATCATTTAAATTCGCTCGAATTTGAATGATCGCACAGTTAAATAATGAATGCAAATCTGACGACTGTCCGGGAAAACCTATGATacgtaaatttattttcatcgaATTCTCACGTTATTGTTCCACAGTGGGCAGTTGACCTTTTTCGACTTTCGTAGAAAACATCCCACCATCACGACCAGTCCCAGGATTACGATGACACAGATCACTACAATCGTTATCATACCACCTTGCGATAAACCTGTCAATGTGAaccaaaaataagataaaataaaataaaatggaagGTATACTGTGAGCCAGTGGGAGAGCAGATGAATATGCCCTCTATAGAGTTAATAAAGTGCAGTGTCACTAGTATATATACACGGCTTGATAGgtttttcccggtcaatttcattattttgccattcaagttcctattcgcCAATTAtttcctctctcttctttctttctttctttaacaaCGACAACAAGTTCCTATTTCaagtttcaatttcatgaattccACGCTCGTAGCACTGAATCAGCGATTAAATTCAAAATCAGGTCATTCGAAATAATATCGGAGCATTCAATATTGTCCACTTTCGTCATTCAAATCTAAGATAGGAACATGTATTTCACTGAGCTATGagctttcaaattcatttcaagcaGGCGCTTGGCGGCAAGATATCTTGTCggttattcaaattaatgagaAGGCAACCATGCACGTTCCAAATaagtgcattcaatttaaaatggTTTTTGCATTCATTTAGCTTGGGGCCACGCTTGCGTGTCTTTTTCACCACCTTTGAATAGATTGGGCTTCATGATGATAATTTATTTTGCCCTATAGGCCAACCATGTCATTCTAAAATTGAACATCACGATGTTGAAATGGCAGCCGTACATACAGGCACATCAAGCACTATACTCAAGTATACAAACGATCATAAACTAAAGAGAGGTTGACTGACATCTTTCAGAAAAGCGATTTCTACTTCATTGAAACTGATAACATGAGCACACGTCTTGCTTGTTGTTTTGTGATATCTTATTGGTTTACAtttgcgggactatgtgaggtctggatttttgtttcagtttgtctttaaattgatgcaTTATGTGGTTAGTGTTGGGGCGTTGTCCATTTTAGTGCATGCAGTGTCGCCAAGGAGTATGTTTAAATTGTCGTTGTGCTGTTTGGATGCACTACTGAATGGGCCTTATAATTCAAAATGTCTTGAAATGATAAACCATGAATACATGATAACAGAATAATACAACAACACTGAacatattatatttcatttattgcGTATAAACctctttgcttgttttataAGAAACTATCGCAAAATATACTGATACTGTTTGCCCCATAATCGCCCAATTACCCcattcttaaagaaaaaaaaaaatattctattTCCTTCGTTTTATGACTGCATGAAGAAGGAAACTGgtcatttgaaaatgaaaaagaacgccccaaacaagctcattgggactaccgcgtgaaattgaatgcacgagtaggaaatgACGTGTGTGTAGTGCACATGCCACATTTGGAAATGGAACGCACAtgcgtgaatttgatttgaaggAAACGAAATGGAAATCCCATAAATGAgattgatcgctcggattctaaatttgaatgcccgaatatcTTCGCTTGCGTGCGatgcgtgaatttgaatgcacatttatgaattggaatgacaaaaatataaaattgacCTATATGGAAACCTATATATTTTACCGCATCCTCTTccgctttatgtatatatttgaaatCTGTCTTTATGtgagggtaaaaaaaaaagaataaaagaaacaaacatacaaaaattcCCTTGTCGCTTAATCTTAGTCAATCGTGCATTAATTACACCCTCGGACTCCCTGCGtgcattaaagggatcatatagttttggttgagacctaatttcaggtttctaacattttttggtgagataatgagaaacctcttatgaattatgaaagagcatgtaattctatgagaaattcaacatttatttgatgaaaattggttttgaaatggttgagatatccaaaatagagcgattccaataaagtgtgggacccacactttattacgatcgctttgttttactttgtttttggatgtttcagtcattccaaacccgattttcatcaaatagacttttaattcctcttaaaatggtatactctgtactatatcataagtgtttttcttggtatctcgcaaaaagttaaaagcccaattctcatctccaccaatactgtaccatccctttaaacttaaGCATCATGGGTATATCCATATTTACTTCAACTTCATATGCCGTGAAATTTAGTTGAGGGAAAAATAGTTTGGCTGAATTTGGCCGTCCGTTTGTCTGTGAGGACTCGCGGCGATCTGGAAACATCTAGCTGAAATGCACGCGGTCATCAAGCACTTGGCGATAGAGTTCCCTCTTTTCAAGACcaggaaaacaaataaaagcaaTGTAGGGAGCCCACCCACTTTCAACATTTTGGTGGCCACCAAAGACAATGTCTTTTCTTAAACAATAATTATGGTGTCTCGACATCTATTTCTATTACTAAAAATGTCGACCGTTGTATAAAACTGGTCTTCATCAATATGCCATTCCTCCGTAGTGCCCTTTCCCTTCCCATCACCCAAATCTAGAGTATAAACCGAGTAAACGAATTGTACCGTTTTCAGGAGCACGATTTCCAGACCCTTTGATTTCGGTTGGCGTAATCGCTTCCGACTCAGTTGCAATTGCCGTCTTCATGGTCTTGTCATCGCTCTGTGTTGTCTTACAGTCCTCGCAAGTTGTCATGACAACGGTACTTTCGTCTGTTTGGCTGTCCCGGGTGGACACTTGCACTCTTGAGGGTGTTTTAGTGGTTGATCCTTGTGAATCCGTCAAAGTTGTTGTTCCGATGGGTTTACATATTGTGTTTGACCTCTTGGTGCACAGAATATCGACTCTTTCATTCGTTCCACATTCCGAGCACTCGTGGCACTTTATGCACCGACTGAAATTCACTTGGAAGTATTTGTCCTCACAAGGGTCACATCTacagttgagaaaaaaatatagaagtaCAGCAGTCATTCTattgtgactcgcgtgacatTTACACAAAACTTTAACTTGTTATGGTTAAGTACTTTAATAAGTTTATCTTGCAGACCTGtttattttacatatttcaaTCAAGGTATCGGCCCTTCACAGTTGTTCACAGAAATGTTTGATGTGAAGTCATTCTAGTTAGAGAtacttcactttttttgttGTGACTCTCGTGACGCGACACTGTTGAAGAGTTCTGACCTTACTGTACTTCACTGGATTTTCGTAAGAAAGTACTTGTCCTATGTATACACAAAGTCTTCTGGATTCAATTTTGAGACATTAGACAATAAGAAGTCAAAATTTCATCGTCCTTTGACTTTTCATCTCAACTCAGTTG
The Diadema setosum chromosome 21, eeDiaSeto1, whole genome shotgun sequence DNA segment above includes these coding regions:
- the LOC140244869 gene encoding uncharacterized protein, whose protein sequence is MAALKSYTVYIILLTIALIWNYRAMPSNADSECEFDSQRTYNESCPNGATGLRLCEPGQKKINKSCIRADEDTTNICDPCEDKYFQVNFSRCIKCHECSECGTNERVDILCTKRSNTICKPIGTTTLTDSQGSTTKTPSRVQVSTRDSQTDESTVVMTTCEDCKTTQSDDKTMKTAIATESEAITPTEIKGSGNRAPENGLSQGGMITIVVICVIVILGLVVMVGCFLRKSKKVNCPLWNNNQQPNAGDGGVPPNNGPQGDPLLPRNGDAAARLEAND